A portion of the Rhinolophus sinicus isolate RSC01 linkage group LG03, ASM3656204v1, whole genome shotgun sequence genome contains these proteins:
- the TMED8 gene encoding protein TMED8 isoform X3 codes for MVSPVSEGATEDLRKAPGAVEARALVEHELLSAEMAKYQVPQWPGDIVMIQSEHTGAVDILSADLESADLLGDHRKVSPPLMAPPCIWTFAKMKEFKSKLGKEKNSRLVVKRGEVVTIRVPTHPEGKRVCWEFATDDYDIGFGVYFDWTPVTSTDITVQVSDSSEDEDEDEEEDEEIEDPVPAGDVERGSRSSLRGRYGEVMPVYRRDSHRDVQAGSHDYPGEGIYLLKFDNSYSLLRNKTLYFHIYYTS; via the exons ATGGTTTCCCCAGTGAGTGAGGGTGCCACAGAAGACCTGCGGAAAGCGCCCGGTGCCGTGGAGGCTCGGGCCTTGGTGGAACACGAACTGCTGTCTGCAGAG ATGGCCAAGTACCAAGTCCCACAGTGGCCTGGGGACATCGTTATGATCCAGTCTGAGCACACAGGAGCTGTAGATATTCTTTCAGCTGATCTGGAATCTGCAGACCTACTGGGAGACCACAGGAAAG TCTCGCCACCTCTGATGGCCCCTCCATGCATCTGGACCTTTGCCAAGATGAAGGAATTCAAAAGCAAGCTGGGCAAAGAGAAGAATAGCCGTCTGGTGGTGAAGCGGGGTGAGGTGGTGACCATCCGGGTACCTACCCATCCAGAGGGGAAGCGTGTCTGCTGGGAGTTTGCAACTGATGACTATGACATTGGCTTTGGCGTTTATTTTGACTGGACTCCTGTAACCAGCACTGACATAACTGTGCAGGTCAGTGATTCCAGTGAGGATGAGGatgaagatgaagaagaggacGAGGAGATTGAAG ACCCTGTCCCAGCTGGAGACGTGGAGAGAGGCTCCAGGAGCTCCCTGCGGGGTCGCTATGGGGAGGTCATGCCTGTGTACCGGCGGGACAGCCACCGAGACGTGCAGGCTGGCAGCCACGACTACCCCGGTGAGGGCATCTACCTGCTCAAGTTTGACAACTCCTACTCACTGCTCCGCAACAAGACTCTCTACTTCCACATCTACTACACTAGCTGA
- the TMED8 gene encoding protein TMED8 isoform X2 yields MALFYLKKRPQMVSPVSEGATEDLRKAPGAVEARALVEHELLSAEMAKYQVPQWPGDIVMIQSEHTGAVDILSADLESADLLGDHRKVSPPLMAPPCIWTFAKMKEFKSKLGKEKNSRLVVKRGEVVTIRVPTHPEGKRVCWEFATDDYDIGFGVYFDWTPVTSTDITVQVSDSSEDEDEDEEEDEEIEDPVPAGDVERGSRSSLRGRYGEVMPVYRRDSHRDVQAGSHDYPGEGIYLLKFDNSYSLLRNKTLYFHIYYTS; encoded by the exons ATGGCTCTGTTTTATCTGAAGAAGAG GCCGCAGATGGTTTCCCCAGTGAGTGAGGGTGCCACAGAAGACCTGCGGAAAGCGCCCGGTGCCGTGGAGGCTCGGGCCTTGGTGGAACACGAACTGCTGTCTGCAGAG ATGGCCAAGTACCAAGTCCCACAGTGGCCTGGGGACATCGTTATGATCCAGTCTGAGCACACAGGAGCTGTAGATATTCTTTCAGCTGATCTGGAATCTGCAGACCTACTGGGAGACCACAGGAAAG TCTCGCCACCTCTGATGGCCCCTCCATGCATCTGGACCTTTGCCAAGATGAAGGAATTCAAAAGCAAGCTGGGCAAAGAGAAGAATAGCCGTCTGGTGGTGAAGCGGGGTGAGGTGGTGACCATCCGGGTACCTACCCATCCAGAGGGGAAGCGTGTCTGCTGGGAGTTTGCAACTGATGACTATGACATTGGCTTTGGCGTTTATTTTGACTGGACTCCTGTAACCAGCACTGACATAACTGTGCAGGTCAGTGATTCCAGTGAGGATGAGGatgaagatgaagaagaggacGAGGAGATTGAAG ACCCTGTCCCAGCTGGAGACGTGGAGAGAGGCTCCAGGAGCTCCCTGCGGGGTCGCTATGGGGAGGTCATGCCTGTGTACCGGCGGGACAGCCACCGAGACGTGCAGGCTGGCAGCCACGACTACCCCGGTGAGGGCATCTACCTGCTCAAGTTTGACAACTCCTACTCACTGCTCCGCAACAAGACTCTCTACTTCCACATCTACTACACTAGCTGA